The following proteins are co-located in the Desulfatitalea tepidiphila genome:
- the ftsY gene encoding signal recognition particle-docking protein FtsY: MAFWFKKKNKPDAPAKAESTSADKDGTAHDSGIGPPDDTDESEPLDPSARAMDDGRKKLEKSAPSSERTTEEKSGFFLRLKRGLTKTREILTTDIQDIFAGKRQIDEEMLEEIEELLITSDIGVQTTMALMNDISRKAHKIATPGQLKETIKQSILSLMESAVPQASREHHAKPHVIMVVGVNGVGKTTTIGKLASREIRKGQKVLIAAADTFRAAAVEQLAIWAERAGADFVRHKDNADPAAVAYDGIEAALARGIDTVFVDTAGRLHTKINLMEELKKIQRTISKKIPDAPHEILLVLDATTGQNALSQAKLFHESMGITGLALTKLDGTAKGGIVISICQQLKLPLLYVGVGEGIDDLQPFDAKQFVDALF, from the coding sequence ATGGCATTCTGGTTTAAAAAGAAGAACAAACCCGACGCACCCGCCAAGGCGGAGTCGACTTCCGCCGACAAAGACGGCACTGCCCATGATTCCGGAATTGGACCCCCTGATGACACCGATGAAAGCGAGCCGCTCGATCCAAGCGCCCGGGCGATGGACGATGGTCGAAAGAAGCTGGAGAAATCGGCCCCGTCGTCAGAACGAACGACAGAAGAAAAATCAGGCTTTTTTTTACGCCTGAAAAGGGGCCTGACCAAAACCAGAGAAATTCTGACGACCGACATACAGGATATTTTCGCTGGGAAAAGGCAGATCGACGAGGAGATGCTCGAGGAGATCGAAGAACTCCTGATTACATCGGACATCGGCGTCCAGACCACCATGGCGCTGATGAACGACATTTCGCGCAAAGCCCACAAAATCGCAACGCCCGGCCAATTGAAAGAGACGATCAAGCAATCGATCCTTTCCCTGATGGAAAGCGCCGTGCCCCAGGCTTCCCGCGAACACCACGCCAAACCCCATGTCATCATGGTGGTGGGTGTCAATGGCGTGGGCAAAACCACCACCATCGGCAAATTGGCGTCGCGCGAGATACGCAAGGGTCAAAAGGTTCTCATCGCTGCCGCAGATACCTTCCGGGCGGCTGCGGTCGAACAGCTGGCGATATGGGCGGAACGCGCAGGGGCGGACTTCGTCAGGCATAAAGACAACGCCGATCCTGCCGCTGTCGCCTACGACGGCATAGAAGCCGCCCTGGCCCGCGGCATCGATACCGTCTTTGTCGATACGGCCGGAAGGCTTCATACCAAGATCAATCTGATGGAAGAACTGAAGAAAATCCAACGTACCATTTCAAAGAAAATACCCGATGCGCCCCATGAGATCCTTCTGGTCCTGGACGCCACAACCGGCCAGAACGCACTTTCCCAGGCCAAGCTGTTCCATGAATCCATGGGGATTACCGGATTGGCGCTGACCAAACTGGACGGTACCGCAAAGGGCGGTATCGTCATCAGCATTTGTCAGCAGCTCAAACTTCCCCTGCTTTATGTAGGGGTTGGAGAAGGCATCGACGACCTGCAGCCTTTCGATGCGAAACAGTTCGTCGATGCGCTTTTTTGA
- a CDS encoding HU family DNA-binding protein, whose translation MTKAEIVEQMAKDATISKTAAAAALDSFIDAVAKALKKKDGKVTLVGFGTFAKVRRKARKGRNPQTGEEIKIKAGNVVKFRAGKKLKEAI comes from the coding sequence ATGACCAAAGCAGAAATCGTTGAACAGATGGCCAAGGATGCAACTATTTCAAAAACCGCAGCTGCGGCAGCACTTGATTCCTTCATCGACGCCGTAGCCAAAGCACTGAAGAAGAAAGACGGCAAAGTGACACTCGTTGGATTCGGCACTTTTGCCAAGGTACGACGGAAAGCGAGAAAAGGTCGTAATCCGCAAACCGGCGAAGAGATCAAGATCAAGGCCGGCAACGTGGTGAAGTTTCGGGCAGGTAAAAAACTCAAGGAAGCAATCTGA
- a CDS encoding acylphosphatase produces MEANARAHVIVSGRVQGVFFRDETRRAAEKNGVAGWVRNLPDGTVEALFEGQAAAVDAMIQWCHQGSPHSRVADVQVEKQAYVGDMNDFTIRR; encoded by the coding sequence ATGGAAGCAAACGCAAGAGCGCACGTGATCGTTTCGGGGCGGGTGCAAGGCGTTTTTTTCAGAGATGAGACGCGGCGCGCCGCTGAGAAGAACGGTGTGGCCGGATGGGTTCGCAATCTGCCGGACGGTACGGTTGAAGCCCTTTTTGAAGGTCAGGCCGCGGCCGTGGATGCCATGATCCAATGGTGTCACCAAGGCTCTCCACACTCCCGGGTGGCTGACGTGCAGGTGGAGAAACAGGCGTACGTTGGAGACATGAATGATTTTACGATACGTCGATGA
- a CDS encoding BRCT domain-containing protein yields MPQIEELVAQLQEYNDAYRSGRPIVDDATYDRLVEQLREIDPHHPFLQHVEPERLPGRREVRHPDPMLSTEKAYDRSQLERFVQRVLKEAKSIGLEEVIFQVTPKLDGLAGRDDGVILASRGNGMVGYDITSAFDKGVIPVGGRGQGLGEVVVVKSYFDENMATKFEHPRNMVVGIVSSDTLNADAQQALSDGRVRFVPYSQMRAWRGDGKQLLERWDQISQEVAADVDYPMDGMVVEVCDPTLKARMGATSHHYRWQIAVKTRGETAVTTVIGIQWQVGRTGNITPVLEVEPVPLSGATIRRVTAHHAGMVAKHNIGPGAQIEIIRSGEVIPKLERVLKPVDEVHLPEVCPACGLGLTWKGDFLRCTHMHCPAQTIQRISHWFKTLGTADWFGIKTIEKLVAAGYDSLEKIYAMAESDFVGLGFGPVQSRNLAAALETSRTKPVEDWRFLAALGISDLGTGDSRKLLRYIGLDSLIGVTADRISQINGFGQITGKAIAQGVDEVRDTLLHLLSLGFNLQRTPLASEESAVKSPIAGKRIVFTGKMQFGNREKMEADAQRLGAQVQTAVNKSTDLLVCGDKVGQTKLDKAIALGVDRLSEKDYFRLIGQDVHE; encoded by the coding sequence ATGCCGCAAATCGAAGAGCTCGTCGCTCAACTGCAAGAGTACAACGATGCCTACCGCAGTGGTCGCCCGATTGTCGATGACGCCACCTATGATCGGTTGGTGGAGCAGCTTCGTGAGATCGACCCGCACCACCCCTTTTTGCAGCACGTCGAGCCGGAAAGGCTTCCCGGTCGTCGAGAAGTTCGCCATCCCGATCCCATGCTCTCTACCGAGAAAGCCTATGACCGCAGCCAGCTCGAGCGCTTTGTCCAACGGGTTTTAAAAGAAGCCAAAAGCATCGGCCTCGAAGAGGTCATCTTCCAGGTGACGCCGAAACTCGATGGCCTGGCCGGCCGCGATGATGGTGTGATCCTGGCCAGTCGTGGCAACGGGATGGTGGGCTATGACATCACCAGTGCCTTTGATAAGGGCGTTATTCCCGTTGGTGGTCGAGGCCAGGGACTGGGTGAAGTCGTGGTCGTCAAATCCTACTTCGACGAAAATATGGCGACCAAGTTCGAGCACCCGCGCAACATGGTGGTGGGCATCGTCTCATCGGATACATTGAATGCGGATGCGCAGCAGGCCCTCTCCGATGGGCGGGTGAGATTCGTCCCCTACAGCCAAATGCGCGCCTGGCGGGGAGATGGGAAACAGTTGCTGGAGAGGTGGGATCAGATCTCCCAGGAGGTGGCCGCGGATGTGGATTATCCCATGGATGGCATGGTCGTCGAGGTGTGCGATCCAACCCTCAAGGCCCGCATGGGAGCCACCAGCCATCACTATCGATGGCAGATCGCCGTAAAAACCAGGGGCGAAACCGCAGTCACCACGGTCATCGGCATCCAGTGGCAAGTCGGCCGCACCGGCAATATAACTCCTGTTCTGGAAGTCGAGCCTGTTCCTCTCTCCGGGGCGACCATCAGACGGGTGACCGCGCACCACGCCGGCATGGTGGCCAAGCACAACATCGGCCCGGGGGCACAAATCGAAATCATCCGCAGCGGGGAGGTGATTCCCAAGCTAGAACGTGTTCTGAAACCGGTCGATGAAGTTCACTTGCCGGAGGTTTGTCCGGCCTGCGGATTGGGGCTGACCTGGAAGGGTGATTTTCTGCGCTGCACCCATATGCATTGCCCGGCCCAGACCATTCAACGCATCAGCCATTGGTTTAAAACATTGGGTACCGCCGACTGGTTCGGTATTAAGACCATCGAAAAACTGGTGGCTGCCGGGTACGATTCACTCGAAAAGATTTATGCCATGGCCGAGTCCGATTTCGTTGGCCTGGGATTCGGCCCGGTGCAGTCCCGGAATCTCGCGGCAGCACTTGAAACGAGCAGGACCAAGCCGGTGGAAGATTGGCGTTTTCTAGCCGCCTTGGGAATATCGGATCTGGGGACTGGGGACAGCCGCAAGCTGCTTCGTTACATCGGCCTCGATTCGCTGATCGGCGTCACCGCCGACCGGATTTCCCAAATCAATGGGTTCGGGCAGATCACCGGCAAGGCCATCGCCCAAGGCGTCGATGAGGTGCGCGATACCCTGCTGCATCTGCTTTCCCTGGGATTCAATCTGCAGCGCACGCCGCTGGCGTCAGAGGAGAGCGCCGTGAAAAGCCCGATTGCCGGCAAAAGAATTGTCTTTACCGGGAAAATGCAATTCGGCAACCGCGAAAAGATGGAAGCCGATGCGCAACGTCTCGGCGCACAGGTTCAGACCGCGGTCAACAAGAGCACCGACCTTCTGGTTTGTGGAGACAAAGTGGGACAAACCAAATTGGATAAAGCCATCGCACTGGGTGTCGATCGCCTATCCGAGAAGGACTATTTTCGGCTCATCGGCCAAGATGTGCACGAATGA
- the glyS gene encoding glycine--tRNA ligase subunit beta, producing the protein MERLLLEIGTEEIPAGYIQPALDALSANLSRVLTDARIDHGTVRSYGTPRRLVALVDDVALRQKPHTEQVMGPPERIGIDEQGRYTVPALKFAEKVGLPAERLEVVETDKGRYLCAAMTDKGTTTKSFLKQKLPDIILGIPFPKTMRWSDLTISFARPIQTLVALLGSSVISFTLGGHLKSGRMTWGHMFMNRRRVRIGDAGSYVDELRKENVIVDIERRRQMVRDEVDAAAKKLGGTIVEDEALIDTVTHLVEIPIASAGRFDDVFLELPREILITSMREHQKYFAVKDADGHLLPCFVAVNNTRTKDMALVAKGHERVLRARLSDAQFFFRADLKQSLETWYTHLEGVLFQAKLGTMRAKSDRVQKMAEYLAGVAAPETLASVSRAAHLCKVDLVSQVVGEFPELQGRMGRVYAAAAGEPEVVAAAIEAHYRPTYSGGPLPDNMTGALVAIADKLDTICGCFSVGLIPTGASDPYALRRQGIGIVQIMSTFQLGFSLQAAIEEALKPYSPADLDDTRSAVYGFIQQRISHMLTEEGFAKDVVASVISVSVDHIPNVRQRVAALQSLKGEPGFEPLAVAFKRAVNILRKTEETIPEVPDAALLREAAEEELYRAFLKVREEVQSSLVSGDVHSVLKRIATLRAPVDHFFEDVMVMAEEKETRHNRLALLKAIAGLFNQIADFSKIAT; encoded by the coding sequence ATGGAACGCTTACTACTTGAAATTGGCACCGAAGAGATTCCGGCCGGCTACATTCAACCCGCACTGGACGCCTTGTCCGCGAATCTGTCCAGGGTATTGACAGATGCCCGCATCGATCACGGCACCGTGCGGTCGTATGGCACGCCGCGCCGACTGGTAGCCCTGGTCGATGATGTGGCCCTGCGCCAAAAGCCCCACACCGAACAGGTGATGGGACCGCCTGAAAGAATTGGAATAGATGAACAAGGCCGCTATACGGTACCGGCCCTGAAGTTTGCCGAAAAAGTCGGTCTGCCGGCCGAACGCCTCGAGGTGGTCGAAACGGACAAGGGGCGTTACCTGTGCGCCGCCATGACCGACAAGGGCACGACCACAAAGAGCTTTTTGAAACAAAAGCTGCCCGATATCATACTGGGCATCCCTTTTCCCAAAACCATGCGATGGTCGGATTTGACGATCTCCTTTGCCCGACCGATCCAGACACTTGTGGCGTTGTTGGGATCTTCGGTCATCTCCTTTACTTTGGGTGGCCACCTCAAAAGCGGCCGCATGACCTGGGGGCACATGTTCATGAACCGCAGGCGGGTGCGGATCGGCGACGCCGGTTCCTATGTGGATGAACTTCGCAAAGAGAACGTCATCGTCGACATTGAGAGACGCAGACAGATGGTGCGCGATGAGGTCGACGCCGCGGCTAAGAAGTTGGGTGGCACGATCGTGGAAGACGAAGCCCTGATCGATACGGTGACCCATCTGGTCGAGATTCCCATCGCCTCGGCCGGCCGTTTCGACGACGTTTTTTTGGAATTGCCGCGTGAGATTTTGATCACCTCCATGCGCGAACATCAGAAATACTTCGCCGTCAAGGATGCCGACGGGCATCTGCTGCCATGCTTCGTGGCCGTTAACAATACGCGCACAAAAGACATGGCCCTGGTGGCCAAGGGACACGAGCGGGTGCTGCGCGCACGCCTGTCCGACGCCCAGTTTTTTTTCAGAGCCGATTTGAAGCAAAGCCTGGAGACATGGTACACGCACCTCGAGGGCGTGCTTTTCCAGGCCAAACTGGGGACCATGCGCGCCAAGTCCGATCGCGTGCAGAAGATGGCCGAATACCTGGCCGGCGTGGCCGCACCCGAGACCCTGGCGTCGGTTTCACGGGCCGCCCATCTGTGCAAGGTCGATCTCGTTTCTCAGGTCGTGGGCGAATTTCCCGAGTTGCAGGGCAGGATGGGGCGCGTTTATGCCGCAGCGGCCGGAGAGCCCGAGGTTGTGGCGGCCGCCATTGAAGCACACTACCGGCCGACATATTCGGGCGGGCCGTTGCCGGACAACATGACCGGTGCGCTGGTGGCCATTGCCGACAAGCTCGATACCATCTGTGGCTGCTTTTCGGTGGGGCTCATTCCCACGGGCGCCTCCGATCCATATGCACTGCGGAGACAAGGCATCGGCATCGTTCAAATCATGTCAACCTTCCAGCTTGGCTTTTCGTTGCAAGCGGCCATTGAAGAAGCCTTGAAGCCCTATTCGCCGGCCGATCTGGACGACACGCGATCAGCGGTCTACGGCTTCATACAACAACGCATCAGCCATATGCTGACCGAAGAGGGCTTTGCCAAAGACGTGGTGGCATCAGTGATCAGCGTCTCGGTCGATCATATCCCCAATGTTCGGCAGCGTGTCGCGGCGCTGCAAAGCCTCAAAGGAGAGCCGGGCTTTGAACCATTGGCCGTGGCCTTTAAGCGGGCGGTCAATATTTTGCGCAAAACAGAGGAAACCATCCCAGAGGTTCCGGACGCGGCGCTTTTGAGGGAGGCTGCTGAAGAGGAGTTGTACCGCGCTTTCCTCAAGGTCAGGGAGGAAGTCCAGTCCAGCCTCGTTTCCGGAGACGTTCACTCCGTGTTGAAACGCATTGCCACCTTGAGGGCTCCGGTGGATCACTTTTTTGAGGATGTCATGGTGATGGCAGAAGAGAAAGAGACCCGCCACAATCGCCTGGCGCTGCTGAAAGCCATCGCAGGTCTATTTAACCAGATTGCGGATTTTTCCAAAATTGCGACATAA
- the glyQ gene encoding glycine--tRNA ligase subunit alpha has product MYFQDVILALHKFWARKGCLLVQPYDMEVGAGTFHPTTLLRALGPEPWNVAYVQPSRRPTDGRYGENPNRLQHYYQYQVILKPSPQDVQKIYLDSMKVLGIDPLEHDIRFVEDDWESPTLGASGLGWEVWLDGMEITQFTYFQQAGSIELSPVSVELTYGLERITMYLQGVDNVYDLKWNEGTTYGHVHHQQEVEQSTYNFELADVNMLLSLFNLYEAESQRVAEAGMVLPAYEYCLKCSHAFNLLDARGAISVTERTGYIGRIRNLARASAEAYLKQREELGFPLLER; this is encoded by the coding sequence ATGTATTTTCAGGATGTGATTTTGGCTTTGCACAAATTTTGGGCCCGCAAGGGGTGTCTGCTGGTGCAACCCTACGATATGGAAGTCGGTGCCGGCACGTTTCATCCCACCACCCTTTTGCGCGCCTTGGGACCCGAACCATGGAATGTGGCCTATGTCCAACCCTCCAGGCGCCCCACCGACGGACGTTATGGTGAAAATCCCAACAGGCTTCAGCATTACTATCAGTATCAAGTCATTTTGAAACCCTCCCCTCAGGATGTCCAGAAGATTTACCTGGACAGCATGAAAGTGCTGGGCATCGACCCCCTGGAGCACGACATCCGCTTCGTGGAAGACGATTGGGAATCACCCACCCTGGGCGCTTCGGGTCTGGGTTGGGAAGTTTGGCTGGATGGTATGGAGATCACTCAGTTCACCTACTTTCAACAGGCCGGCAGCATCGAGCTTTCACCCGTCTCAGTTGAATTGACCTATGGCCTGGAACGCATCACCATGTACCTGCAGGGCGTGGACAATGTCTACGACCTGAAGTGGAATGAAGGAACGACTTACGGTCATGTACATCACCAGCAGGAGGTCGAGCAGTCGACCTATAATTTTGAATTGGCCGATGTCAACATGCTGCTGTCCCTGTTCAACCTTTACGAGGCCGAATCGCAGCGCGTCGCCGAGGCTGGAATGGTCCTGCCGGCATATGAATATTGTTTGAAATGCTCCCATGCCTTCAACCTGCTGGACGCGCGCGGCGCCATCAGCGTCACCGAGCGCACCGGGTATATCGGGCGCATCAGAAATCTGGCCCGGGCATCGGCGGAAGCCTATCTCAAACAGCGCGAGGAACTGGGGTTCCCGCTGCTCGAACGCTAA
- a CDS encoding GHMP family kinase ATP-binding protein, which translates to MPSIREFLERTPIEASAPCRIDMGGTLDLSTFYLPLHHLAPCTFNAALNMRTRVRLLPHRDGRIKVSSRGFEPVDVESRSAPFTSPVGLMLAVASYFNIDGVHIHIDSTSPPRSALGGSSVAAAALVWAIGKVLAHQGRAMPSPDAVAALAHAIEQSIAGVPCGLQDHLAAVYGGVNGWYWTGHVDDPGYVRKAIILADGYSDFEQRLLVAYCGVPHVSKDINGTWVREFLAGRHRDEWERIIHHSQAFIASLAGGDDQGAVTAMNAETDLRVEMTPEVLDAMGSRLVAAARRQQCGARFTGAGGGGCIWAMGAPSDIASLRSDWQAILATRPEAALLDVSLDPNGIL; encoded by the coding sequence ATGCCTTCCATCCGTGAATTTCTTGAAAGGACACCGATCGAGGCTTCGGCGCCTTGCCGTATCGACATGGGCGGGACACTGGATCTGAGCACCTTTTATCTGCCGCTGCACCACTTGGCGCCTTGCACCTTCAATGCCGCCTTGAACATGCGGACCCGCGTCCGGTTGCTTCCTCACCGCGATGGAAGAATCAAGGTCAGTTCACGCGGTTTCGAGCCTGTCGACGTGGAGAGCAGGTCGGCCCCTTTTACTTCGCCGGTGGGTCTGATGCTGGCCGTGGCATCTTATTTCAACATCGACGGTGTGCATATCCACATCGATTCCACCTCACCGCCGCGCAGCGCACTCGGTGGGTCCTCGGTGGCGGCCGCCGCGCTCGTTTGGGCGATCGGTAAAGTGCTGGCGCACCAGGGGCGGGCCATGCCGAGCCCGGATGCCGTGGCCGCCTTGGCGCATGCCATCGAGCAAAGCATCGCCGGTGTGCCGTGCGGACTCCAGGATCATCTGGCGGCCGTGTACGGAGGTGTCAATGGCTGGTATTGGACCGGTCATGTCGATGACCCCGGTTATGTGCGAAAAGCAATTATCCTGGCAGACGGCTATTCGGATTTTGAGCAACGTCTTCTGGTGGCCTATTGCGGTGTGCCCCATGTATCCAAGGACATCAACGGCACCTGGGTGCGGGAATTTTTAGCCGGGCGCCACCGGGACGAGTGGGAACGAATTATCCATCACAGTCAGGCGTTCATCGCGTCTTTGGCCGGTGGCGACGATCAGGGCGCCGTAACGGCGATGAACGCGGAAACCGATTTAAGGGTCGAGATGACGCCAGAGGTGTTGGACGCAATGGGTAGCCGACTCGTGGCCGCCGCCCGGCGGCAGCAGTGCGGCGCCCGGTTTACCGGCGCAGGCGGGGGTGGCTGCATATGGGCAATGGGGGCGCCGTCCGACATCGCATCGTTGCGTTCGGACTGGCAGGCCATACTCGCAACCCGGCCCGAAGCCGCCCTCTTGGATGTGTCCCTCGACCCCAACGGCATCTTGTGA
- the recO gene encoding DNA repair protein RecO — MSHLSTSAIVLRRRAYGDFDLILTVLTKDHGVSTMIAKAAKKSTKRFGGILEHFDGLGIVYRQSRGKGLPILEEATLERNFGVVRSDVLKTAYASYWSELVVLWLEADEPRQDIYDLLAFVLEALSCGKVPPAILSLLFQMRFIGYEGLRPVLERCTCCQKEIEQLAQNEFCIDLRQGGIVCNQCPGPDNHHVAIGKGTLKQLIWMAREDLGKALRVRFAPHSMAEATAFLEAFVPYHIGRVPKSLAFLRQIRMTSNDDS; from the coding sequence ATGAGCCATTTGTCCACATCTGCGATCGTACTGCGCCGGCGGGCCTATGGCGATTTTGACCTGATCCTTACGGTTCTTACCAAAGATCATGGGGTCAGTACGATGATTGCCAAGGCCGCCAAAAAGAGCACCAAACGTTTTGGCGGCATTCTCGAGCACTTCGACGGACTCGGCATCGTGTATCGTCAATCGCGCGGCAAAGGTCTGCCGATCCTCGAAGAAGCCACCCTGGAGAGAAATTTCGGGGTTGTCCGATCCGATGTGTTGAAAACCGCATACGCCAGCTATTGGTCGGAACTGGTCGTCTTGTGGCTGGAAGCCGATGAGCCGCGCCAGGACATTTATGACCTGTTGGCATTTGTGCTCGAAGCACTATCCTGCGGAAAAGTCCCACCCGCTATCTTGAGCCTGCTGTTCCAGATGCGTTTTATCGGATACGAAGGCCTTCGACCGGTGCTGGAGCGATGCACCTGCTGCCAAAAAGAGATCGAGCAACTGGCTCAGAATGAATTCTGCATTGATTTGCGCCAGGGAGGCATCGTCTGCAATCAGTGCCCGGGTCCGGACAACCATCATGTCGCTATCGGCAAAGGGACGCTCAAGCAATTGATCTGGATGGCCAGAGAGGACCTGGGTAAGGCACTGCGGGTAAGGTTTGCACCCCATTCCATGGCCGAGGCGACCGCCTTTTTGGAGGCTTTCGTTCCCTATCATATCGGTCGCGTGCCCAAAAGCCTTGCCTTCTTGCGTCAAATTCGCATGACTTCCAATGACGACTCATGA
- a CDS encoding helix-turn-helix domain-containing protein produces MEPDEKNPEFGRYLRTHRRSKGISIEEVSQRTKINVAMLRHLENDNFEALPAPAFVKGFIRGYGQVVGVDVQEAIKRYEDMLAMQSKHSEAEIVPPATAAYPWRRFVFLGLGLVLLLGVIFSLTAYFNRTASTPPRVGETSTQKGATAGPADAPKSDPSIEAPSEEPPQQGAASGPAPGESTQDESVQKETVPLDPQDEVKEMSSTPQPSPESAVNAVAPEAASSQAPEAEVSDAAEALVLEVEASELTWFKVQIDKNEVREVTIEPNDRVVFTAREQFDLIIGNAGGVDLQLNGRPVPVPGKSGQVVTMRLP; encoded by the coding sequence ATGGAACCTGATGAAAAAAATCCGGAATTCGGTCGATATCTGAGAACACACCGCCGTTCAAAAGGGATTTCCATAGAAGAGGTGTCCCAAAGAACGAAAATCAATGTAGCGATGTTGCGGCATTTGGAAAACGATAACTTCGAGGCTTTGCCGGCCCCGGCTTTCGTAAAAGGCTTCATCCGCGGGTATGGACAGGTTGTCGGGGTGGACGTACAGGAAGCCATCAAACGATATGAAGACATGCTCGCCATGCAATCCAAACACTCGGAAGCGGAGATCGTGCCGCCCGCCACTGCGGCATATCCCTGGCGCCGATTTGTGTTTTTGGGATTGGGGCTTGTGCTTTTGTTGGGCGTGATTTTTTCCTTAACAGCCTATTTTAACCGAACGGCGTCGACACCACCGAGAGTTGGAGAGACGTCCACCCAAAAGGGAGCGACCGCTGGTCCGGCAGATGCGCCCAAATCCGATCCATCTATAGAAGCGCCATCCGAAGAGCCGCCGCAGCAAGGCGCGGCGTCAGGTCCAGCTCCTGGTGAATCGACTCAAGATGAATCGGTTCAAAAGGAGACCGTTCCTTTGGATCCTCAGGATGAAGTTAAAGAAATGTCGTCAACACCGCAGCCGTCTCCAGAAAGCGCCGTCAATGCCGTCGCTCCGGAAGCCGCATCTTCACAGGCGCCGGAAGCAGAAGTCTCCGATGCAGCCGAAGCGTTGGTTCTGGAGGTTGAGGCCTCAGAGTTGACATGGTTCAAGGTTCAAATCGACAAAAATGAAGTCAGAGAGGTGACCATCGAACCGAATGATCGCGTCGTGTTTACGGCCAGGGAGCAATTCGATCTGATCATCGGCAATGCCGGAGGCGTTGACCTGCAACTAAACGGCCGTCCGGTGCCCGTTCCAGGCAAGAGCGGGCAGGTGGTCACCATGAGGCTTCCTTAA
- a CDS encoding peptidylprolyl isomerase, which produces MSGGRAEYHPGESKEDRDQGPDRPKTHRSANKKYGISVSDEQVDNSIERIKAVNNMTDADLKRVLEMEGLSYDAYRKQIKTQMLQSRLINIEVKSKIVVTDQDIQAYYDANHAQYAGQTKYHLRQLLLRVDSPLDAERERVRRQMETIEKQLKNGASFVELAKAHSQAATADDGGDLGFFEARLLAAPIREALSVLKAGQFTSIVETEQGYQIFYVEEISSTGRSLEQASQEIEEKLLAEAREKRFQAWLEELRQRAHIEILN; this is translated from the coding sequence ATATCCGGAGGTCGAGCGGAATATCATCCTGGAGAATCAAAAGAAGATCGCGATCAAGGGCCTGATCGACCAAAAACTCACCGATCAGCAAATAAAAAATACGGCATTTCGGTAAGTGATGAACAGGTCGACAACAGCATTGAACGTATCAAAGCGGTCAACAACATGACCGACGCCGATCTGAAACGGGTATTGGAGATGGAGGGGTTGAGCTACGACGCCTACCGCAAGCAAATCAAGACCCAGATGCTGCAGTCCAGGCTGATCAACATCGAAGTCAAATCAAAAATCGTGGTCACCGATCAAGACATCCAGGCCTATTATGATGCCAACCATGCACAGTATGCAGGGCAGACGAAGTACCATCTGCGTCAGCTCCTGCTTCGGGTCGATTCGCCTCTGGACGCCGAACGCGAGCGCGTTCGCCGGCAGATGGAGACAATTGAAAAGCAACTGAAAAACGGTGCTTCCTTCGTCGAGCTGGCAAAGGCACATTCGCAGGCTGCCACTGCCGACGATGGCGGCGACCTGGGGTTTTTCGAAGCGCGGTTGTTGGCGGCACCCATCCGTGAGGCTCTCAGTGTTCTGAAGGCAGGACAGTTCACCTCGATCGTGGAAACCGAGCAGGGATATCAGATATTTTACGTTGAAGAGATTTCCAGCACGGGAAGAAGTCTCGAGCAGGCATCCCAGGAGATCGAAGAAAAGTTGCTCGCCGAAGCCAGGGAGAAAAGGTTTCAGGCATGGCTGGAAGAGCTTCGCCAACGTGCTCATATAGAAATTCTGAACTGA